In a genomic window of beta proteobacterium MWH-UniP1:
- a CDS encoding carotenoid 1,2-hydratase, which yields MFSPYYHWALARNPQTDPENHCCINVALYGRGARRWAMTERSKRHVSRDSEHFRVGPSELSWNGNCLEITLKERSAPLGQKIAGKIRVFPDQLFHFITPLDQRARHHWGPIAPSGRVEVSLNAPKLSWKGHAYLDSNEGEEPIIGAFTEWDWSRANMKDGGVSVLYDIREKSGVERVLALKFNPDRSVTPFEAPPRQALPKAFWRVGRSICSDSGYPPRVLQTLEDTPFYIRSVIDSSIGGERVISMHETLNIPRLDTSSTRFMLPFKMPRVR from the coding sequence GTGTTTTCACCCTATTACCACTGGGCCTTGGCCCGCAATCCGCAGACCGATCCTGAAAATCATTGCTGCATCAATGTGGCGTTATACGGCCGTGGGGCGCGCCGCTGGGCAATGACCGAGCGCAGTAAACGCCATGTATCTCGAGACAGTGAACACTTTCGGGTCGGCCCAAGTGAACTGAGCTGGAATGGCAACTGCTTGGAAATTACGCTTAAAGAACGCTCTGCACCACTTGGGCAGAAAATTGCGGGCAAGATCCGCGTGTTTCCCGATCAGCTTTTTCATTTCATCACCCCACTCGATCAACGGGCCCGCCATCACTGGGGGCCAATTGCCCCTTCAGGCCGCGTCGAGGTGTCGCTTAATGCGCCAAAGCTTAGCTGGAAAGGCCATGCGTATCTCGATTCCAACGAGGGTGAGGAGCCCATCATTGGTGCCTTTACCGAGTGGGATTGGTCCAGAGCCAACATGAAAGACGGCGGTGTTTCAGTGCTCTATGACATTCGCGAAAAATCAGGCGTAGAGCGTGTGCTGGCATTGAAATTTAATCCCGATCGGTCGGTCACGCCTTTCGAAGCACCACCACGGCAGGCGCTACCCAAAGCCTTTTGGCGGGTTGGCCGAAGCATCTGCAGCGACAGCGGTTACCCCCCACGTGTCTTGCAGACCCTGGAGGACACACCGTTTTACATCCGCTCAGTGATTGATTCCAGCATTGGCGGCGAGCGAGTAATCTCTATGCATGAAACACTGAATATCCCCAGGCTGGATACCAGTAGTACCCGCTTCATGCTGCCCTTTAAGATGCCGCGGGTCCGGTAA
- a CDS encoding tripartite tricarboxylate transporter substrate-binding protein, with translation MKLKHLVSSLMIASTAVVSASAFAAYPEREIKIVVPFTAGGPTDVVARTMADAMRKALNSPVVVENLDGAGGTRGPGIVAKAKPDGYTLLVHHIGMSTAPALYRKLAYNPITDFEHIGIINEVPMTFIARKDFPAANMKEFVQLVKKDANKWNMANAGLGAASHLCGMLFQSALNANLTTVAYKGTGPAMTDLMGGQVDFMCDQTTNTTPRIKAGSVKGYAVTTKQRLKTEGLSQLPTVAESGLPNFEVTVWHGLYAPKGTPKEALDKLNAALNTALKDPEVAKRFEGLGTAPVGPEKATPAYHKQLLQSQIDLWGPIIKKAGAFAD, from the coding sequence ATGAAACTAAAGCACTTGGTATCCAGCCTGATGATTGCCAGCACGGCAGTGGTCAGCGCATCGGCATTCGCAGCTTATCCAGAGCGTGAAATCAAAATTGTGGTGCCCTTTACGGCTGGTGGCCCAACTGATGTGGTAGCCCGCACCATGGCCGATGCCATGCGCAAGGCCCTCAATAGCCCTGTCGTGGTTGAAAACCTGGACGGCGCTGGCGGCACCCGTGGCCCCGGCATTGTGGCCAAGGCCAAGCCCGATGGCTACACCCTGCTCGTCCACCACATCGGCATGAGCACGGCGCCCGCTTTATATCGCAAGCTGGCTTACAACCCAATCACAGATTTCGAGCACATTGGCATCATCAATGAAGTGCCCATGACCTTCATTGCACGCAAAGACTTTCCTGCGGCCAACATGAAAGAGTTCGTTCAGTTGGTGAAAAAAGATGCCAACAAGTGGAACATGGCCAACGCTGGTTTGGGTGCTGCTTCCCATCTGTGCGGCATGTTGTTCCAGTCGGCATTAAATGCCAACCTGACCACAGTGGCCTACAAGGGCACTGGCCCTGCCATGACCGACCTGATGGGCGGCCAGGTGGACTTCATGTGTGACCAGACCACCAACACCACACCCCGAATCAAAGCTGGCAGCGTCAAAGGCTATGCGGTTACCACCAAGCAGCGCTTAAAGACCGAGGGCTTGTCCCAGCTGCCAACCGTTGCTGAGTCTGGCCTGCCAAACTTCGAAGTCACGGTGTGGCACGGTCTGTACGCACCTAAGGGCACCCCCAAAGAGGCATTGGACAAACTTAATGCTGCTTTGAACACCGCCCTGAAAGATCCTGAAGTGGCCAAGCGTTTCGAGGGTTTGGGAACTGCTCCGGTTGGTCCTGAGAAGGCAACGCCTGCTTATCACAAGCAGTTGCTGCAGTCGCAGATCGACCTGTGGGGCCCGATCATCAAAAAGGCCGGGGCTTTCGCTGACTAA
- a CDS encoding phytoene/squalene synthase family protein, with protein MPNRAAQLHIHSPEVYATCERLMRGGSHSFFAASRLLPTRYRCAATAIYAFCRVADDAVDEMPPGASIDVVMAYLHERLDAIYRHEPFGIDADVAFAATAHAYGIPQALPLALLDGFQWDATGRRYETIEELYDYGARVAGTVGAMMTLVMGGRSRQTVARACELGVAMQLTNIARDVGEDARRGRIYLPLAWLREAGIDPDKFLENPEFSPALASVTKRLLNAADQLYTRAETGIAALPRDARASIMAARLIYAEIGRKLSQHRFDSINHRSVVSRSRKLVLLARAVSSYLLAPQKDYLLKPLPAIEFLVQAVPPGEQNRPDPGLFASVVGILERNGHPARGQRVRSRRST; from the coding sequence ATGCCTAACCGTGCTGCCCAGCTGCATATTCATTCGCCCGAGGTCTATGCCACCTGCGAGCGACTGATGCGTGGTGGGTCGCATTCTTTTTTCGCGGCCTCACGTCTGCTACCGACACGGTATCGTTGTGCGGCTACGGCCATTTATGCCTTTTGTCGTGTGGCCGATGACGCGGTGGATGAGATGCCGCCCGGCGCATCGATTGATGTGGTGATGGCCTATCTGCATGAGCGCTTAGACGCGATCTATCGCCATGAGCCTTTTGGCATTGATGCCGATGTGGCCTTTGCGGCCACAGCTCACGCTTACGGCATTCCGCAGGCACTTCCCCTGGCGCTCTTGGATGGTTTTCAGTGGGATGCCACTGGCCGGCGTTATGAAACGATTGAAGAACTCTACGACTATGGCGCCCGAGTGGCGGGCACCGTTGGCGCGATGATGACGCTCGTGATGGGTGGCCGGTCCCGGCAGACTGTTGCGCGTGCCTGTGAGCTCGGTGTGGCCATGCAGCTCACCAATATTGCGCGCGATGTTGGCGAAGATGCCCGACGCGGAAGAATCTATTTGCCCCTGGCCTGGCTTCGCGAGGCGGGCATTGATCCCGATAAGTTTTTAGAAAACCCAGAGTTTTCGCCTGCTTTGGCATCGGTGACCAAGCGGCTATTAAACGCCGCTGATCAGTTGTACACCCGTGCTGAAACCGGCATTGCCGCATTGCCCCGTGATGCACGCGCCTCGATCATGGCGGCCCGGCTGATTTACGCTGAGATTGGCCGCAAGCTATCGCAGCATCGCTTTGATTCGATCAACCATCGATCGGTCGTGTCGCGTTCAAGAAAGCTCGTCTTGCTGGCCCGGGCAGTCAGCAGCTATCTGCTGGCACCGCAGAAAGACTATTTGTTAAAGCCACTGCCGGCAATCGAGTTTCTGGTGCAGGCGGTTCCCCCTGGTGAACAAAATCGGCCAGACCCTGGTCTATTTGCCTCGGTAGTGGGTATCTTGGAGCGCAACGGCCACCCCGCCCGAGGCCAGCGTGTCCGATCAAGGCGGAGTACTTAA
- a CDS encoding phytoene desaturase produces MKSPNVVPAKPHAVVVGSGFGGLAAAIRLGVKGYRVTVLEKLDQPGGRAYVHRRGGHVFDAGPTIVTAPFLLEELWSICGKRMSDYVTLKPMDPFYRIRFDDGTHFDYSGDPEAMRREVARFAPDDLPGYEAFFKEAEKCYRLGFIGLSTKVFDDITDLFAAMPSMFRMQAWKSIYSMAAQYMRNPKLRMVFSFHPLLIGGNPFSVTCVYSLINSLERRHGVHWAMGGTGALIKGLVDLINGQGHEVRCRAEVKQITVDKGRATGVVLANGEEIKADIVVCNSDTAWTYKHLIAPEHRKHWTDKKIKRMKSSMSLFVWYFGTNKQYSDVMHHTILMGPRYKELLTDIFKRQHLADDFSLYLHRPSASDPSVAPPGHDTFYVLSPVPHLEDGTDWAQKAEPYRQAIAKYLNDTIMPGFEAHITESLVTTPLDFQNRLLSYRGAAFGPEPILLQSAWFRPHNRSEDIDRLFMVGASTHPGAGIPGVIASAMALEAVIPKADSLVPQHA; encoded by the coding sequence ATGAAGAGTCCAAATGTTGTGCCCGCAAAGCCACACGCCGTGGTGGTGGGAAGCGGTTTTGGTGGCTTGGCAGCAGCCATTCGCCTTGGGGTCAAAGGTTACCGGGTCACCGTCCTGGAAAAGCTAGATCAGCCGGGGGGCAGGGCCTACGTCCACCGCCGAGGCGGCCACGTGTTTGACGCCGGCCCAACGATCGTCACGGCACCATTCCTGTTGGAAGAACTCTGGTCCATCTGCGGCAAACGCATGTCGGATTACGTCACGCTAAAACCGATGGACCCCTTTTACCGGATTCGGTTTGATGACGGCACACACTTCGATTACTCCGGCGACCCCGAGGCCATGCGCCGCGAAGTCGCCCGGTTTGCGCCCGACGACCTGCCGGGCTATGAAGCCTTCTTTAAAGAAGCCGAGAAGTGTTATCGGCTGGGTTTTATCGGCCTGAGTACCAAAGTCTTTGACGACATTACCGATTTATTCGCGGCCATGCCGTCCATGTTTCGCATGCAGGCATGGAAAAGCATTTACAGCATGGCGGCCCAATACATGCGCAATCCCAAATTGCGCATGGTCTTTAGTTTTCATCCGCTGTTGATTGGCGGCAATCCATTTTCGGTCACCTGTGTTTATTCACTGATTAATTCATTAGAACGCCGCCATGGCGTGCATTGGGCCATGGGTGGCACCGGTGCCCTGATTAAGGGACTGGTTGATTTGATCAATGGCCAAGGCCATGAAGTCCGCTGCCGTGCAGAGGTCAAGCAAATTACAGTGGACAAGGGCCGCGCCACAGGTGTGGTCCTGGCCAACGGCGAAGAAATCAAGGCCGATATTGTGGTCTGCAATAGCGACACCGCGTGGACCTATAAACATCTGATCGCGCCAGAACATCGCAAGCACTGGACGGACAAAAAAATCAAACGCATGAAGTCGTCGATGAGTCTGTTTGTCTGGTACTTCGGTACCAACAAGCAATACTCAGACGTGATGCATCACACGATTCTGATGGGGCCGCGTTACAAAGAGCTGTTGACCGACATTTTCAAGCGGCAACATCTGGCCGATGATTTCAGTCTGTATCTGCACCGGCCAAGTGCCAGTGACCCATCCGTGGCGCCACCAGGCCATGACACTTTTTATGTGCTTTCGCCCGTGCCGCATTTGGAAGATGGCACCGATTGGGCACAGAAGGCGGAGCCCTATCGCCAGGCGATTGCCAAGTACTTAAACGACACGATCATGCCGGGCTTTGAAGCGCACATCACCGAATCGTTAGTGACCACGCCCTTAGATTTTCAGAATCGTTTGCTGTCTTATCGCGGTGCAGCGTTTGGTCCCGAGCCAATTCTTTTGCAGAGTGCCTGGTTTCGGCCACACAACCGAAGCGAAGACATTGATCGGCTGTTCATGGTGGGCGCAAGTACCCATCCTGGTGCTGGCATTCCAGGTGTGATTGCCTCGGCCATGGCGCTTGAGGCCGTGATTCCAAAGGCCGACAGTCTGGTGCCCCAACATGCCTAA
- the chlG gene encoding chlorophyll synthase ChlG — protein sequence MSQSVSPRALPDPAAVAELLKPITWFPPMWAFTCGVIASGIDLFPNWPIILIGLLLTGPLVCATSQAVNDWYDRHVDAINEPNRPIPSGRIPGRWGLFIAIGWTGLSLVVATALGAWGFAATVLALILAWAYSMPPLRLKQNGWWGNAACGLSYESLAWITGSAVMMGGMMPSPSSMGLALLYGLGAHGIMTLNDFKSVKGDQQMGVRSLPVQLGVQRAAQLACWTMALPQVVVIGMVWSWGAPIHALAIVGLLIGQIILMRWFLQSPSDRALYYSGFGVPIYVSGMMVSAFALRITT from the coding sequence ATGAGTCAATCCGTGTCGCCCCGAGCCCTGCCCGACCCTGCGGCAGTCGCCGAACTGCTCAAGCCCATTACCTGGTTTCCTCCAATGTGGGCGTTTACTTGCGGTGTAATCGCCTCCGGTATTGATTTATTTCCGAACTGGCCGATTATTTTGATTGGCCTGCTGCTGACCGGCCCCCTGGTCTGTGCCACCAGCCAGGCCGTCAACGACTGGTACGACCGCCATGTCGATGCCATTAACGAACCGAATCGACCGATCCCGAGCGGAAGAATTCCCGGCCGCTGGGGCCTGTTTATTGCCATTGGCTGGACTGGCCTGTCCCTGGTGGTGGCCACCGCGCTTGGTGCCTGGGGGTTTGCCGCCACGGTCTTGGCCCTGATCCTGGCCTGGGCCTACAGCATGCCACCCCTTCGGCTCAAGCAAAACGGCTGGTGGGGCAATGCGGCCTGTGGCCTGAGTTATGAAAGCCTGGCCTGGATCACCGGGTCGGCTGTAATGATGGGCGGCATGATGCCCAGCCCATCTTCCATGGGACTGGCCCTGCTCTATGGCCTGGGCGCCCACGGCATCATGACCCTGAATGACTTCAAATCCGTGAAGGGTGATCAGCAGATGGGCGTGCGCTCGTTGCCAGTGCAACTTGGTGTACAGCGTGCCGCACAACTTGCCTGCTGGACCATGGCCCTGCCCCAAGTCGTGGTGATTGGCATGGTCTGGTCATGGGGGGCTCCGATTCATGCGCTGGCCATTGTTGGCCTGCTAATTGGCCAAATTATTTTGATGCGTTGGTTTTTGCAATCGCCAAGTGATCGGGCGCTCTACTACAGCGGTTTTGGTGTGCCGATCTATGTGTCGGGCATGATGGTGAGCGCATTTGCATTACGGATCACCACATGA
- a CDS encoding BCD family MFS transporter gives MNSITNPTLTNIKPFGWLAIVRLGLAQFSLGAIVVLTTSTLNRVMVIELALPALLPGILVALHYAVQMLRPRMGYGSDMMGRCTPWILGGMTILGVGGVMAATATTLMATSVLWGGSLAFAAFSLIGVGVSASGTSVLVLLAKRVEDQRRAAAATIVWLMMITGLAMTAGITGQMLDPYSHERLLVIATVVSLAAIALTFLALYKLEGQAGSINPNSVNDTTTEKSSFKEAIGQVWNEPAARRFTVFVFVSMLAFSAQDLILEPFAGIVFNFTPGETTGLSGLQHGGVLCGMILCAFTCGRFGGRFGDRQFGSLRSWTVGGCIASSLALFSLVAAGMVGPGYPLKITVFLLGASNGAFSIAAIASMMRLAGEGRGQREGTRVGLWGAAQAIAFGAGGLIGATASDISRRFIDDPGLAYGVVFFAEAGLFLVAARLALGIDADLDEAAQQPATSTTSWKREEGHEPA, from the coding sequence ATGAACAGCATCACCAATCCAACACTTACAAACATCAAGCCCTTCGGCTGGCTGGCCATTGTGCGGCTGGGCCTGGCGCAATTTAGCCTTGGTGCCATCGTTGTACTCACCACATCCACATTGAATCGTGTGATGGTGATTGAGCTCGCCCTGCCGGCTTTGCTGCCAGGCATCTTGGTGGCCCTGCATTACGCAGTACAGATGCTTCGGCCACGCATGGGTTATGGCTCTGACATGATGGGCCGTTGCACGCCATGGATTCTGGGTGGCATGACCATTCTGGGGGTCGGCGGCGTAATGGCCGCAACCGCCACCACACTCATGGCCACAAGCGTTTTGTGGGGTGGCTCGCTCGCCTTTGCGGCCTTCTCTTTGATTGGCGTGGGCGTCAGCGCGTCGGGCACCTCTGTTCTTGTCTTGTTGGCCAAGCGTGTGGAAGACCAACGCCGCGCAGCAGCAGCCACGATTGTCTGGCTCATGATGATTACTGGTCTGGCCATGACCGCCGGCATTACCGGCCAGATGCTTGATCCCTATTCGCATGAACGTCTGTTGGTGATTGCCACCGTGGTGTCCTTGGCTGCGATTGCGCTGACGTTTCTTGCGCTCTACAAATTAGAAGGCCAGGCCGGCTCGATTAACCCCAACTCGGTCAACGACACGACCACAGAAAAGTCCAGCTTTAAAGAGGCCATCGGCCAGGTCTGGAATGAACCAGCAGCCCGTCGATTCACGGTCTTTGTGTTTGTATCGATGCTGGCGTTTTCTGCACAGGATTTAATCCTGGAGCCCTTTGCTGGGATCGTTTTTAATTTCACGCCTGGCGAGACCACTGGGTTGTCTGGCCTACAGCATGGCGGTGTGCTCTGCGGCATGATTCTTTGTGCCTTTACCTGCGGCCGCTTTGGCGGCCGTTTTGGCGACCGCCAGTTTGGTTCCTTACGCAGTTGGACCGTGGGGGGCTGTATTGCATCGTCACTCGCACTCTTTAGCCTGGTAGCCGCCGGCATGGTGGGGCCCGGCTATCCATTAAAAATCACGGTCTTCTTATTAGGCGCATCGAACGGTGCATTTTCAATTGCCGCTATCGCATCCATGATGCGACTGGCCGGCGAAGGCCGTGGCCAGCGAGAAGGCACACGCGTGGGCCTTTGGGGCGCGGCACAGGCGATCGCCTTTGGCGCGGGGGGCTTGATCGGTGCCACCGCCAGCGACATTAGCCGGCGCTTTATCGATGACCCGGGTCTTGCGTATGGCGTGGTGTTTTTTGCCGAAGCAGGGCTTTTCTTAGTCGCCGCACGACTTGCACTTGGCATTGATGCCGACCTGGATGAAGCAGCGCAACAGCCTGCCACCAGCACAACCTCATGGAAAAGAGAGGAAGGCCATGAACCCGCTTAA
- a CDS encoding geranylgeranyl diphosphate reductase: protein MNPLNSNDIQTFDVAVIGGGPAGATAADDLALKGFSVMLLDRAGRIKPCGGAIPPRAMKDFLIPDSMLVAHATKARMISPTFKKVDIPIENGFVGLVDRCEFDEWLRERAQSHGADRRIGTFDHLEHLSDGSAIVHYNGRNTAGDTETFPAKVRAKVVIGADGAKSEVARQNIRDAEKTKYVFAYHEIVKTPEQPPADYEASRCDVYYNGKMSPDFYGWVFPHGATASIGVGSADKGFSLRNATALVRQAAGLDSAETLRREGAPIPLKPLRYWDNKKNVVLAGDAAGVVAPASGEGIYYAMAGGRFAAEAAEMFLKTGNVKALATARKRFMKEHGRVFWILGLLQKFWYSSDKRREKFVKICEDKDVQTLTFESYMHKKLVRKKPMAHIRIFFKDMAHLLGIAKA, encoded by the coding sequence ATGAACCCGCTTAATTCAAATGATATTCAGACTTTTGACGTCGCCGTGATTGGTGGCGGCCCAGCCGGTGCCACCGCCGCAGACGATCTGGCACTCAAGGGCTTTTCGGTCATGCTGCTCGATCGCGCCGGCCGCATCAAACCCTGTGGTGGTGCCATTCCGCCGCGGGCCATGAAGGATTTTCTTATTCCGGATTCCATGTTGGTGGCCCATGCGACCAAGGCCCGGATGATTTCGCCAACCTTTAAAAAAGTCGACATTCCCATTGAAAACGGGTTTGTGGGCTTGGTTGACCGCTGCGAATTTGATGAATGGCTTCGCGAGCGTGCGCAGTCTCATGGCGCTGATCGCCGCATTGGCACCTTTGATCATTTGGAACACTTAAGCGATGGCAGCGCCATCGTGCATTACAACGGCCGAAACACGGCAGGCGATACCGAGACCTTCCCCGCCAAGGTCCGCGCCAAAGTCGTGATCGGCGCCGATGGCGCCAAGTCAGAAGTTGCCCGCCAAAACATCCGTGATGCCGAAAAAACCAAATATGTGTTTGCGTATCACGAGATCGTGAAAACCCCTGAACAGCCCCCTGCCGACTACGAGGCATCGCGCTGCGATGTGTACTACAACGGCAAGATGTCGCCCGATTTCTACGGCTGGGTCTTCCCCCATGGCGCAACGGCCAGCATTGGGGTTGGCAGTGCCGACAAGGGCTTTTCACTTCGCAATGCCACCGCGCTCGTACGCCAGGCAGCGGGCTTAGACTCTGCCGAAACGCTACGCCGCGAGGGTGCGCCGATCCCGCTCAAACCATTGCGCTACTGGGATAACAAAAAAAATGTGGTGCTCGCCGGCGACGCTGCGGGTGTCGTCGCACCCGCATCGGGCGAAGGCATCTATTACGCCATGGCTGGCGGCCGCTTTGCTGCCGAGGCCGCCGAGATGTTTCTGAAGACCGGCAACGTCAAGGCACTGGCCACCGCCCGCAAGCGCTTCATGAAAGAGCATGGTCGCGTGTTTTGGATTCTGGGGCTGCTACAGAAGTTCTGGTATTCCAGCGACAAACGCCGCGAGAAATTTGTGAAGATCTGCGAAGACAAAGACGTGCAAACGCTCACGTTTGAGTCTTATATGCACAAAAAACTGGTCCGCAAAAAACCCATGGCCCATATCCGAATCTTCTTCAAGGATATGGCCCACCTGCTGGGCATTGCCAAGGCTTAA
- a CDS encoding TspO/MBR family protein — protein MSTNPSSNWTLVRQIAVAVIWVSAVSVLGQMLTDLGPWYQNLKQPDWKPPDWAFGVIWTSIFVLIVIAGVMAWRRTTHPAQRVQILALFGINSILHVLWSMLFFTVKRPDWAIVELVFLWLSIAAIIWTFWKISRLASVILLPYLAWVTIAGFLNYANVQLNGPF, from the coding sequence ATGAGTACAAACCCTTCTTCCAACTGGACCCTAGTGCGGCAGATTGCGGTGGCCGTGATCTGGGTGTCGGCCGTATCGGTCTTGGGCCAGATGCTCACCGACCTAGGCCCCTGGTATCAGAACCTGAAGCAGCCAGACTGGAAGCCGCCCGACTGGGCCTTTGGTGTCATCTGGACATCCATCTTTGTTCTGATCGTGATTGCGGGAGTGATGGCGTGGCGGCGCACCACGCACCCCGCCCAACGGGTGCAGATCCTGGCGCTCTTTGGGATTAACAGCATCTTGCATGTGCTGTGGAGCATGCTGTTTTTCACGGTCAAGCGGCCCGATTGGGCCATAGTGGAATTGGTCTTCCTGTGGCTGTCGATTGCCGCGATTATCTGGACCTTTTGGAAGATCTCGCGGCTGGCCAGCGTGATTCTGCTGCCCTATTTGGCCTGGGTTACGATCGCGGGCTTTCTCAACTACGCCAACGTGCAGCTCAACGGGCCGTTTTAA
- a CDS encoding branched-chain amino acid ABC transporter substrate-binding protein: protein MSVSPMKQRVVKNAVVLSLTAVAIGLAGCSKQDGSVKIGHVAPMTGNQAHLGKDNEAGAKLAIADLNKAGVQINGKPVTFTLVSEDDGADPKQGTAAAQKLVDAKVAGVIGHLNSGTSIPASKIYSDAGIAQISPASTNPKYTMQGFKTTFRVVANDAQLGGTLGKYAVQELKGKSIAVIDDRTAYGQGVADEFAKGVEAAGGKVVDRQFTTDKSTDFMSILTAIRAKKPDVVFYGGMDAVAGPMLRQMEQLKINAKVMGGDGMCTSELPKLAGNAVGNNKIFCAEAGGVIGAYEKKLADFRERFQKETGAEVKLYAPYVYDATMVLVEAMKKANSTDPKKYLPELAKIQYDGVTGPISFDEKGDIKGGTLSLYTYRSGKRELVKVIQ, encoded by the coding sequence ATGAGCGTATCCCCGATGAAACAACGTGTCGTTAAAAATGCTGTAGTGCTGAGCCTGACTGCCGTGGCCATTGGCTTGGCGGGCTGCTCCAAACAAGACGGTTCCGTGAAAATTGGCCATGTGGCCCCCATGACGGGCAACCAGGCCCACCTGGGCAAAGACAATGAAGCCGGTGCCAAACTGGCCATCGCCGATCTGAACAAAGCTGGCGTGCAGATCAACGGCAAGCCGGTGACCTTTACCCTGGTCTCTGAAGACGATGGCGCCGACCCCAAGCAAGGCACCGCAGCCGCCCAGAAATTGGTGGATGCCAAGGTTGCCGGTGTGATTGGCCACCTGAACTCGGGCACCAGTATTCCCGCATCGAAAATCTACAGCGACGCTGGCATTGCCCAGATCTCGCCCGCTTCGACCAACCCCAAGTACACCATGCAGGGCTTTAAAACCACCTTCCGTGTCGTGGCCAACGATGCGCAGCTTGGTGGCACCCTGGGCAAGTACGCTGTTCAGGAACTGAAGGGCAAGAGCATTGCCGTGATTGATGACCGCACGGCCTATGGCCAGGGCGTGGCCGATGAATTCGCCAAGGGTGTTGAAGCCGCCGGTGGCAAAGTGGTGGACCGTCAGTTCACCACCGACAAATCGACCGACTTCATGTCGATTCTGACAGCCATTCGCGCCAAAAAGCCTGACGTCGTGTTTTACGGTGGCATGGATGCGGTTGCTGGCCCCATGCTGCGCCAGATGGAGCAGTTAAAAATTAACGCGAAGGTCATGGGTGGTGACGGCATGTGTACCAGCGAATTGCCAAAGCTGGCGGGCAATGCAGTCGGCAACAACAAGATCTTCTGTGCTGAAGCCGGTGGTGTGATCGGTGCTTACGAAAAGAAACTGGCTGATTTCCGTGAGCGGTTCCAAAAAGAAACCGGCGCAGAGGTGAAACTCTATGCACCTTACGTCTACGACGCCACCATGGTTCTGGTAGAGGCCATGAAAAAGGCCAATTCGACCGACCCCAAAAAGTATCTGCCCGAGCTGGCCAAGATCCAGTACGACGGCGTAACGGGTCCCATCTCGTTTGACGAGAAAGGCGATATCAAAGGCGGCACTCTGTCGCTCTACACCTATCGCAGCGGCAAGCGTGAACTGGTCAAGGTGATTCAGTAA
- a CDS encoding branched-chain amino acid ABC transporter permease yields MDTLIQQLINGLVLGSVYALVALGYTMVYGILQLINFAHGEVLMVGAMVALTVLGLLGTFVPGLPLVIQLLIATLVAIPVCMLLSAAIERIAYRPLRQAPRLAPLITAIGVSIVLQTMAMIIWSPNPRVFPDLLSTSAFEIGGALLAPKQVLILVVAAIAMTGLLILIHKTRLGRAMRAVSENPKIASLMGVNPDRIISATFMLGAALAAIAGVLVAMNYNITHFTMGFMLGLKAFTAAVLGGIGNLAGAVAGGLLLGIIESLGAGYIGDLTGGFLGSHYQDIFAFAVLILVLVVRPSGLLGERVADRA; encoded by the coding sequence ATGGATACCCTGATCCAACAACTCATCAACGGCCTGGTACTGGGCAGTGTGTATGCCCTGGTGGCACTGGGTTACACCATGGTCTATGGCATTTTGCAGTTGATTAACTTCGCCCACGGCGAAGTGCTCATGGTGGGCGCCATGGTGGCGTTAACTGTGTTGGGGCTTTTGGGCACCTTTGTGCCAGGCCTGCCGCTGGTGATTCAACTCTTGATTGCAACCCTGGTTGCCATTCCCGTGTGCATGCTGCTCTCGGCTGCGATTGAGCGCATTGCCTATCGGCCACTGCGGCAGGCGCCGCGATTGGCGCCACTGATCACCGCCATCGGCGTGTCGATTGTCTTGCAGACCATGGCCATGATCATCTGGTCCCCGAATCCACGTGTGTTTCCGGACTTGCTGTCCACCTCTGCGTTTGAAATTGGTGGGGCACTGCTGGCACCAAAGCAAGTCCTGATTCTGGTGGTCGCAGCGATCGCCATGACCGGCCTTTTAATTCTGATTCACAAAACCCGGCTGGGCCGCGCTATGCGGGCCGTGTCTGAAAACCCAAAGATCGCCAGTCTGATGGGCGTGAATCCAGACCGCATCATTTCGGCTACTTTTATGCTGGGGGCAGCTCTTGCTGCAATTGCTGGCGTGTTAGTGGCCATGAATTACAACATCACCCATTTCACCATGGGCTTTATGTTGGGCCTAAAGGCCTTCACCGCCGCAGTGCTGGGTGGCATTGGCAACCTGGCTGGTGCCGTTGCCGGTGGGCTGCTGTTGGGCATTATTGAAAGCCTTGGCGCTGGCTATATCGGTGATCTCACCGGCGGCTTTCTTGGCAGCCACTACCAAGACATTTTTGCATTCGCTGTGTTGATTCTGGTGCTGGTCGTTCGGCCATCGGGGTTACTGGGCGAACGTGTGGCAGATCGGGCATAA